One Polaribacter sp. KT25b DNA segment encodes these proteins:
- a CDS encoding phosphoribosylanthranilate isomerase, giving the protein MKLKVCGMKYVENIQQVAELQPDYLGFIFYEKSKRNFEGIIPEFSNSIKKTGVFVNEYIEIVISLVEEYRLDAIQLHGDETVEYVVDLKNQLTERRTLFIEENKQIKKKKNQHYISKNEVEVIKVFGIKDEFNFDVLKPYVEVVDYFLFDTKGKERGGNGTKFDWSVLEKYPFDTPFFLSGGIGLEDVEEVKKIMKSNLPIYALDVNSKFESKPGVKRIEELEKFKKNVITNVVK; this is encoded by the coding sequence ATGAAACTGAAAGTTTGTGGAATGAAATATGTAGAAAATATTCAGCAAGTTGCAGAGTTGCAACCTGATTATTTAGGGTTTATTTTCTATGAAAAATCAAAAAGAAATTTTGAAGGAATTATTCCAGAATTTTCTAATTCAATTAAAAAAACAGGCGTTTTTGTCAATGAATATATTGAGATTGTAATTTCTTTGGTTGAAGAATATAGATTAGATGCAATCCAATTACATGGAGATGAAACTGTAGAATATGTTGTAGATTTAAAAAATCAGTTAACAGAAAGAAGAACTTTATTTATTGAAGAAAATAAGCAGATAAAAAAGAAAAAAAATCAACATTATATTTCTAAAAATGAAGTTGAAGTTATTAAAGTTTTCGGAATTAAAGACGAATTTAATTTTGATGTTTTAAAACCGTATGTAGAGGTTGTAGATTATTTCTTATTTGATACAAAAGGAAAAGAAAGAGGAGGGAACGGAACAAAATTTGATTGGTCTGTTTTAGAAAAATATCCTTTTGATACACCTTTCTTTTTAAGTGGAGGAATCGGATTAGAAGATGTTGAAGAAGTCAAGAAAATTATGAAATCTAATTTGCCTATTTATGCTTTAGATGTAAATAGTAAATTTGAAAGTAAACCAGGAGTTAAGAGAATTGAAGAATTAGAAAAGTTTAAAAAGAACGTCATTACGAACGTAGTGAAGTAA
- a CDS encoding aminodeoxychorismate/anthranilate synthase component II, whose product MKILILDNYDSFTYNLVHMVEKITGNFPAVFRNDEISIADVGNYDIIMLSPGPGIPDEAGILKEVIKTYAGIKPIFGVCLGLQAITEVFGGTIINLDEVFHGVATEMKVTDKNATIFKDVSETFLAARYHSWAATDEGFPESIQVTARDKDGLIQAIEHKEFPISAVQFHPESILTDVGEQLVTNFINSCPS is encoded by the coding sequence ATGAAAATATTAATATTAGATAATTACGATTCGTTTACCTATAACTTAGTTCATATGGTAGAAAAAATTACAGGAAATTTTCCTGCAGTTTTTAGAAACGATGAAATCAGTATTGCAGATGTAGGCAACTACGATATAATAATGTTATCTCCAGGACCAGGAATTCCAGATGAAGCAGGAATCTTAAAAGAGGTAATTAAAACCTACGCAGGAATAAAACCAATTTTTGGAGTTTGTTTAGGTTTACAAGCAATTACAGAAGTTTTTGGAGGAACAATTATCAATTTAGATGAGGTTTTTCACGGAGTTGCTACAGAAATGAAAGTAACAGATAAAAATGCGACTATTTTTAAAGATGTTTCAGAAACATTTTTAGCAGCACGTTATCATTCTTGGGCAGCAACAGATGAAGGTTTTCCAGAATCAATTCAGGTAACAGCAAGAGATAAAGATGGATTAATTCAGGCAATTGAGCATAAAGAATTTCCAATTTCTGCAGTTCAGTTTCATCCAGAATCTATTTTAACAGATGTTGGTGAGCAATTGGTTACTAATTTTATAAATAGTTGCCCATCCTAA
- the trpA gene encoding tryptophan synthase subunit alpha: MNSIEKLFQKKDKNLLSIYFTCGYPNLNDTTKVITELEKSGVDFIEVGLPYSDPLADGPTIQDSSQKALENGINLDLIFDQLMEVKGYNKTPLVLMGYLNQMLKYGEDKFCQKIVDCGIDTVILPDLPMIEFENHYKDLFEKYGITNVFLITPHTSEERIRKIDSYSKAFIYVVASASITGAKGDISNNQVAYFERIKSMNLQSNLIIGFGISDKQTFTTACNYANGTIIGSAFIKNLGNNGIDKIDDFIKPIIS; the protein is encoded by the coding sequence ATGAATTCAATCGAAAAATTATTTCAGAAAAAAGATAAAAATTTATTGTCTATTTATTTTACTTGTGGATATCCAAATTTGAATGACACTACTAAAGTAATTACTGAATTAGAAAAAAGCGGCGTAGATTTTATTGAAGTTGGTTTACCTTATTCAGATCCTTTAGCAGATGGACCAACAATTCAGGATAGTAGTCAGAAAGCATTAGAAAACGGAATTAACTTAGATTTAATTTTTGATCAATTAATGGAAGTTAAAGGTTATAATAAAACGCCTTTAGTTTTAATGGGTTATTTAAATCAGATGTTAAAATATGGTGAAGATAAATTCTGCCAGAAAATAGTAGATTGTGGTATTGATACAGTTATTCTTCCAGATTTACCAATGATAGAGTTTGAAAATCATTATAAAGACTTGTTTGAAAAATACGGAATTACAAATGTATTTTTAATTACGCCTCATACGTCAGAAGAAAGAATTAGAAAGATAGATTCTTATTCTAAAGCTTTTATTTATGTAGTTGCTTCTGCTTCTATTACAGGAGCTAAAGGAGATATTTCTAATAATCAGGTTGCTTATTTCGAAAGAATAAAAAGCATGAATTTACAAAGTAATTTAATAATTGGTTTTGGTATTTCTGATAAACAAACGTTTACAACTGCGTGTAATTATGCTAACGGAACTATTATCGGTTCTGCTTTTATTAAAAACTTAGGTAATAATGGAATTGATAAAATTGATGATTTTATAAAACCAATAATCTCTTAA
- the trpD gene encoding anthranilate phosphoribosyltransferase, which produces MKQILNRLYNHERLSKSEATQILKDIAAEKYNDAHLASFMTVFMMRPITADELSGFRNALKELSIKVDLSDYNTIDIVGTGGDGKDTFNISTLTSFIVAGTGQKVAKHGNYSVSSQSGSSDMLESFGYNFTNDENVLKEHLEKANICFLHAPKFHPAMKAVGPTRKALALKTFFNMLGPLVNPSSPKNHMLGTFNMEIARLYNYILQEENINYGIIHALDGYDEISLTSGFKLFTKNGEQIINPEDLGQKRIQQSEIFGGTSVADAAKIFKSILDGKGTEAQNNVVLTNAAFALTIVDENKTFQTAFAEAKDSLFGLKAKQTLDKLVSL; this is translated from the coding sequence ATGAAACAAATTTTAAATAGACTTTATAATCACGAAAGATTGTCTAAATCAGAGGCTACACAAATCTTAAAAGATATTGCTGCAGAAAAATATAATGATGCACATTTAGCTTCTTTTATGACTGTTTTTATGATGCGCCCAATTACGGCAGATGAACTTTCTGGTTTTAGAAATGCATTAAAAGAATTATCAATAAAAGTAGATTTATCAGATTATAATACCATTGATATTGTTGGAACTGGTGGTGATGGAAAAGATACATTCAATATATCAACCTTAACATCATTTATTGTTGCAGGAACAGGACAAAAAGTAGCAAAACACGGTAATTATTCTGTGTCTTCTCAATCTGGTTCTTCAGATATGTTAGAGAGTTTTGGCTACAATTTTACTAATGATGAAAATGTTTTAAAAGAGCATTTAGAAAAAGCAAATATTTGCTTTTTACATGCGCCAAAATTTCATCCAGCTATGAAAGCTGTTGGACCAACGAGAAAAGCGTTGGCGTTAAAAACATTCTTTAATATGTTAGGCCCTTTGGTAAACCCAAGTTCACCAAAAAACCACATGTTAGGGACTTTTAATATGGAAATTGCACGTTTGTACAATTACATATTACAAGAAGAAAATATTAATTACGGAATTATTCATGCTTTAGATGGTTATGATGAAATTTCGCTAACAAGCGGATTTAAGTTGTTTACAAAAAACGGTGAACAAATTATAAACCCAGAAGATTTAGGGCAAAAGAGAATTCAACAATCAGAAATTTTTGGAGGAACTTCTGTTGCTGATGCAGCCAAAATTTTTAAATCTATTTTAGACGGAAAAGGAACTGAAGCACAAAATAATGTGGTTTTAACAAATGCTGCTTTTGCATTGACAATTGTTGATGAAAATAAGACTTTTCAAACTGCTTTTGCAGAAGCAAAAGATTCACTTTTTGGATTGAAAGCAAAACAAACATTAGATAAATTAGTAAGTCTATAA
- a CDS encoding four helix bundle protein — MKKDNIIQIKSYNFAVRVVKLYKHLSQEKKEFVLSKQLLRSGTSIGANVEEAIGGQSRKDFFAKLTIAYKEARESHYWIRLLKDTDYLSEKESESLITDIEEILKIIGSIQKTVRSTNS, encoded by the coding sequence ATGAAAAAGGATAATATAATTCAAATCAAAAGCTATAATTTCGCAGTTCGAGTTGTTAAACTATACAAACATTTATCTCAAGAAAAGAAAGAGTTTGTATTGAGTAAACAATTGTTGCGCTCAGGAACATCAATTGGGGCAAATGTTGAAGAAGCAATTGGAGGACAAAGTAGAAAAGACTTCTTTGCTAAATTAACAATCGCTTATAAGGAAGCAAGAGAATCTCATTATTGGATTCGTTTATTAAAAGATACTGATTATTTATCAGAGAAAGAATCAGAATCTTTAATTACAGATATTGAAGAAATTTTAAAAATTATCGGAAGTATTCAAAAAACAGTAAGAAGCACTAATTCGTAA
- a CDS encoding FKBP-type peptidyl-prolyl cis-trans isomerase produces MKSYLYLFFSLILFTACLNDDDSNFNPETEEDIIQYINDNSLNATRTDSGLYYIINNEGTGNYPAENSVIDVVYTGYFLDGTVFDQNDSGIINLNQVIEGLKEGFQLFREGGEGKLIIPYELAFGVSGNYSGSIPGGAVLIFDIKITAIYENYKAQNDAAILQYIDDNDLIATKTASGLYYVIDDEGTGERPTSTSNVTVDYKGYFLNGTVFDESRSTGVSFGLDQVIAGWTEGITYFKEGGEGKLLIPYYLGYGEELYNYTIPGYSVLIFDVKLISIDD; encoded by the coding sequence TTTAATCCAGAAACAGAAGAAGATATCATTCAATATATAAACGACAATAGTTTAAACGCTACAAGAACAGATTCAGGATTATACTATATAATTAACAATGAAGGTACAGGAAATTATCCAGCAGAAAACTCGGTTATTGATGTTGTTTACACTGGCTATTTTTTAGACGGAACTGTTTTTGATCAAAATGATTCAGGAATAATAAACCTAAATCAAGTTATTGAAGGTTTAAAAGAAGGTTTTCAACTTTTTAGAGAAGGTGGAGAAGGCAAATTAATAATTCCTTATGAATTAGCTTTTGGAGTATCTGGAAATTATTCTGGTTCTATTCCTGGAGGTGCCGTTTTAATTTTTGACATAAAAATTACAGCAATTTACGAAAATTATAAGGCTCAAAATGATGCAGCAATTTTACAATATATCGATGATAATGATTTAATTGCTACTAAAACAGCTTCTGGTTTGTATTATGTAATTGATGATGAAGGTACTGGAGAAAGACCAACAAGTACATCTAACGTTACTGTAGACTATAAAGGTTATTTTTTAAATGGAACTGTTTTTGATGAAAGTCGTTCTACTGGAGTTTCATTTGGTTTAGACCAAGTAATTGCCGGCTGGACAGAAGGAATTACTTATTTTAAAGAAGGTGGTGAAGGTAAATTATTAATACCATATTATTTAGGTTACGGAGAAGAACTGTATAATTATACAATACCAGGATATTCTGTATTAATTTTTGATGTAAAATTAATTAGCATTGACGATTAA
- the trpC gene encoding indole-3-glycerol phosphate synthase TrpC — protein MTILDKIIAFKKKEIAKIKAEVPVQNLVKSPSFGRETFSLKKSLLEVGSTGIIAEYKRQSPSKGIINDTATIADVTNGYLDANVAAQSILTDTSFFGGTMADLMEARIINQQKPILRKDFIVDGFQIVEAKAIGADVILLIASCLTSTELKNYGNLATDLGLEVLYEVHTQEDLDKINDLDNKIIGINNRNLKTFEVDLEHSIKLAGQIPDTCLKVSESGISDPKIITGLKEFGFQGFLIGENFMKTENPGEACLDFINQIR, from the coding sequence ATGACAATTTTAGATAAAATAATCGCATTTAAAAAGAAGGAAATTGCAAAGATAAAAGCAGAAGTTCCTGTTCAAAATTTAGTTAAAAGTCCAAGTTTTGGAAGAGAAACTTTTTCATTAAAAAAATCTTTGTTAGAAGTTGGTTCTACAGGAATTATTGCAGAATATAAGCGTCAATCACCTTCAAAAGGAATTATCAACGATACAGCAACTATTGCTGATGTTACGAATGGATATTTAGATGCAAATGTTGCTGCTCAATCTATTTTAACAGATACTTCTTTCTTTGGAGGAACCATGGCAGATCTAATGGAAGCAAGAATCATCAATCAACAAAAACCAATCTTAAGAAAAGATTTTATTGTTGATGGTTTTCAGATTGTAGAAGCAAAAGCAATTGGAGCAGATGTAATTTTATTAATAGCTTCTTGTTTAACATCAACAGAATTAAAAAACTACGGAAACTTAGCAACAGATTTAGGTTTAGAGGTTTTATACGAAGTACATACGCAAGAAGATTTAGATAAAATTAATGATTTAGATAATAAAATTATCGGAATTAATAATCGTAATTTAAAGACTTTTGAAGTTGATTTAGAGCATTCAATTAAATTAGCGGGTCAAATTCCTGATACTTGTTTAAAAGTTTCAGAAAGTGGAATTTCTGATCCAAAGATTATTACAGGATTAAAAGAATTTGGTTTTCAAGGTTTCTTAATTGGAGAAAACTTTATGAAAACAGAAAATCCTGGAGAAGCTTGTTTAGACTTTATCAATCAAATTAGATAG
- the trpB gene encoding tryptophan synthase subunit beta encodes MKSKFQPDKNGYYGQFGGAFIPELLYPNVKELEDNYIQILESEEFQEEYKSLLKDYVGRPSPLYLAKRLSEKYGAFIYLKREDLNHTGAHKVNNTIGQILVAKKLGKTKIIAETGAGQHGVATATVCALMGLECTVFMGEKDIERQAPNVARMKMLGAKVVPALSGSKTLKDATNEAIRYWIQNPETFYLIGSVVGPHPYPDMVARLQSVISEEIKWQLKEKTGKENPDTIIACVGGGSNAAGAFYHYMDDKDVELIAVEAGGLGVDSGESAATSQLGEVGIIHGSKTILMQDEYGQIVEPYSISAGLDYPGVGPLHAYLYDSKRATFMNATDKEALTAAYELTRIEGIIPALESAHALAVLPKIKFKKDQVVVVNLSGRGDKDLSTYIKHLED; translated from the coding sequence ATGAAATCAAAATTTCAACCAGACAAAAATGGATATTACGGACAATTTGGAGGAGCATTTATTCCAGAATTGTTATATCCTAATGTAAAAGAATTAGAAGACAATTATATTCAGATTTTAGAATCTGAAGAATTTCAAGAAGAATACAAATCTTTATTAAAAGATTATGTAGGTCGTCCAAGTCCTTTGTATTTAGCAAAACGTTTGTCAGAAAAATATGGTGCTTTTATTTATTTAAAACGAGAAGACTTAAATCATACTGGCGCACATAAAGTAAACAATACGATTGGTCAGATTTTAGTTGCTAAGAAATTAGGGAAAACTAAAATTATTGCAGAAACAGGAGCTGGACAACATGGAGTTGCTACAGCAACAGTTTGTGCATTAATGGGCTTAGAATGTACTGTTTTTATGGGAGAAAAAGACATTGAGCGTCAAGCACCAAATGTTGCTCGTATGAAAATGTTAGGAGCCAAAGTTGTACCTGCTTTAAGTGGAAGTAAAACCTTAAAAGACGCTACAAATGAAGCTATTAGATATTGGATTCAGAATCCAGAAACTTTTTATTTAATTGGTTCTGTAGTTGGTCCTCATCCATATCCAGATATGGTTGCACGTTTACAGTCTGTAATTTCTGAAGAAATAAAATGGCAATTAAAAGAAAAAACAGGAAAAGAAAATCCGGATACAATTATTGCTTGTGTTGGTGGAGGATCTAATGCTGCTGGTGCTTTTTATCATTATATGGATGATAAAGATGTAGAGTTAATTGCTGTTGAAGCAGGAGGCTTAGGTGTTGATTCTGGAGAAAGTGCAGCAACGTCTCAATTAGGAGAAGTAGGAATTATTCACGGTTCTAAAACCATTTTAATGCAAGATGAATATGGACAAATTGTTGAGCCATATTCTATTTCTGCAGGTTTAGATTATCCTGGAGTTGGTCCTTTACATGCTTATTTATATGATTCTAAAAGAGCAACTTTTATGAATGCAACAGATAAAGAAGCTTTAACTGCCGCTTATGAGTTAACAAGAATTGAAGGAATAATTCCTGCTTTAGAAAGTGCTCATGCATTGGCTGTTTTACCAAAAATAAAGTTTAAAAAAGACCAAGTTGTGGTTGTGAATTTATCTGGTAGAGGAGATAAGGATTTAAGTACTTATATCAAACATTTAGAAGATTAA